A single region of the Triticum dicoccoides isolate Atlit2015 ecotype Zavitan chromosome 2B, WEW_v2.0, whole genome shotgun sequence genome encodes:
- the LOC119364069 gene encoding uncharacterized protein LOC119364069 isoform X2: MSFSFPLACPCSHLLLPSSVIVEEIVWKLLHTDLLARLRGSDDGDVCSLSLSLFPLKWTLLHAPTRCRGTPWSKSSSWNKSWTMPWKIQKIYG, encoded by the exons ATGTCGTTCTCTTTTCCACTTGCTTGCCCCTGCAGTCATCTCTTGTTACCTAG TTCTGTTATCGTTGAAGAGATTGTTTGGAAATTGCTGCACACAGACCTGCTTGCACGTCTTCGGGGCAGCGATGACGGCGATGTCTGCTCTTTGTCGCTTTCCCTCTTCCCACTGAAGTGGACACTG CTGCACGCACCAACTCGATGCAGGGGGACGCCATGGAGCAAGTCGAGTTCGTGGAACAAGTCATGGACGATGCCATGGAAG ATTCAAAAGATATATGGATGA
- the LOC119364069 gene encoding uncharacterized protein LOC119364069 isoform X1, with product MPVTCWISHCTCDVLCIDTHNTTRMRQIDYAARTNSMQGDAMEQVEFVEQVMDDAMEDEFRAGHVDKALVKTKDLVGSHKNCTTPSNTEKTKMAWPSTFIQKIYG from the exons ATGCCAGTGACTTGCTGGATTTCACATTGCACGTGTGATGTTTTGTGCATCGATACTCACAACACTACAAGAATGCGACAGATTGACTATG CTGCACGCACCAACTCGATGCAGGGGGACGCCATGGAGCAAGTCGAGTTCGTGGAACAAGTCATGGACGATGCCATGGAAG ATGAATTCAGGGCAGGGCATGTCGATAAGGCACTTGTGAAAACTAAAGATTTGGTAGGGAGTCACAAAAACTGCACTACTCCCAGCAATACAGAAAAAACAAAGATGGCATGGCCTTCAACCTTT ATTCAAAAGATATATGGATGA